A DNA window from Loxodonta africana isolate mLoxAfr1 chromosome 7, mLoxAfr1.hap2, whole genome shotgun sequence contains the following coding sequences:
- the LOC100662890 gene encoding olfactory receptor 10V1-like: MEDANQTEMIHFHFRPFSKLSEVQMLIFVAFLIMYLVSISGNFSISIIIWIHHSLHTPMYFFLANLAALEICYSSTIAPLTLASILSPERTIISLPGCGTQMFFFIFLGSADCILLALMAYDRFVAICHPLHYTHIMSRRLCAQMTLGSLVLGFTLAVQLTVLIFRLPFCSSKEISLFYCDVLPVMRLACADTRVHEATLFVVGVTVLTIPFLLIILSYVFIVAAILKICSAEGRHKAFSTCSSHLTVVLLQYGCGSLIYLCPSSRYSPERGQVVSVVYTFITPVLNPLIYSMRNRELKDALKRAMMRFLLPQT, from the coding sequence ATGGAGGATGCCAACCAAACTGAGATGATTCATTTCCACTTCCGTCCCTTTTCCAAACTCTCTGAGGTGCAGATGTTGATTTTTGTGGCCTTCCTGATTATGTACCTGGTCAGCATCAGTGGAAACTTCTCCATTTCCATCATCATCTGGATCCACCATtctctccacacccccatgtacttcttcctggcCAACTTGGCAGCCCTGGAGATCTGCTATTCTTCCACCATTGCCCCTCTGACTCTGGCCAGCATCCTGTCCCCTGAGAGAACCATAATCTCCCTTCCTGGGTGTGGCACCCAGATGTTCTTCTTCATCTTTCTGGGCAGCGCTGATTGCATTCTGCTGGCCCTCATGGCCTATGATCGGTTTGTGGCCATCTGTCACCCTCTACATTACACTCATATCATGAGCCGACGGTTGTGTGCCCAAATGACCCTGGGGTCTCTGGTGCTGGGATTTACCTTGGCCGTGCAGTTGACTGTGCTCATCTTCCGACTCCCCTTctgcagcagtaaagaaatcagcCTCTTCTATTGTGATGTCCTCCCTGTCATGAGACTAGCCTGTGCAGATACCCGGGTTCACGAGGCCACTCTGTTTGTGGTCGGCGTCACTGTCCTCACCATCCCATTTCTGCTCATCATTCTCTCCTATGTCTTCATTGTGGCTGCCATCCTGAAGATCTGCTCTGCAGAGGGAAGGCataaagccttctccacctgctccTCCCATCTCACTGTGGTCCTCCTCCAGTATGGATGTGGGAGCCTCATCTACTTGTGCCCCAGCTCCCGGTACTCTCCTGAGAGGGGCCAGGTAGTGTCCGTGGTTTACACATTCATCACTCCTGTGCTGAACCCCTTGATCTACAGCATGAGGAACAGAGAGCTTAAGGATGCTTTGAAGAGAGCAATGATGAGGTTCTTGCTGCCCCAAACATAA